One stretch of Rhea pennata isolate bPtePen1 chromosome 23, bPtePen1.pri, whole genome shotgun sequence DNA includes these proteins:
- the LOC134150421 gene encoding zinc finger and BTB domain-containing protein 8A-like, whose amino-acid sequence MEISSHQFHLLQQLNEQRRQDLFCDCNILVEGKVFKAHRNVLFASSGYFKMLLSQSSKETSQPTTATFQAFSPDTFTVILDFVYSGKLSLTGQNVIEVMSAASYLQMTDVISVCKTFIKSSLDISEKEKDRYFSLSDKDVNSNGVDRSCLYGAGWRAESSPPHSHLNPDQGTCMMGGSAWSNFNYYPTSQRNAQQQLSKHEQRQDSIKKSRHLGLQQPSDIPHYKSSKLEDRASEPAGHITQSEEQVQIETEVESPHVGYQYGQGSDVIPRSLAVSQQEHESPRSSGKSKSSKADEQYTSMPSILGVMGSWAEDDLPRMRFKCPFCTHVVKRKADLKRHLRCHTGERPYPCEACGKRFSRLDHLSSHFRTIHQACKPICRKCKRHVTELTGQVVQEGTRRYRLCNECLAEAGIDSIRIDLDAEAPLEFPQEGDKDSRWHYGEDNRSDVEIVEDGSTDLVIQQVDDSEDEADEKEVKPNIR is encoded by the exons ATGGAGATTTCTTCTCACCAGTTTCACCTCCTGCAACAACTAAATGAGCAACGCAGGCAAGACTTATTCTGTGACTGCAATATCCTGGTTGAGGGAAAGGTCTTCAAAGCACATCGAAATGTGCTGTTTGCCAGCAGTGGCTACTTCAAAATGCTCCTTTCACAGAGTTCAAAGGAGACTAGCCAGCCAACAACAGCTACTTTTCAGGCATTTTCTCCTGACACATTCACAGTTATTCTAGATTTTGTGTATTCAGGTAAACTGTCTCTTACTGGTCAGAACGTCATTGAAGTCATGTCAGCAGCTAGCTATCTTCAGATGACCGATGTCATCAGCGTCTGTAAAACATTCATTAAGTCATCACTGGACATcagtgagaaggaaaaggatCGCTACTTCAGTCTTTCAGACAAAGATGTAAATTCAAATGGTGTGGACCGCTCCTGCTTATATGGTGCTGGCTGGAGGGCAGAAAGCAGCCCTCCACATTCTCACTTAAATCCGGATCAAGGGACATGTATGATGGGTGGAAGTGCTTGGAGCAATTTCAACTACTATCCAACTTCTCAAAGAAATGCACAGCAACAGCTGTCCAAGCATGAGCAAAGGCAGGATTCCATAAAAAAATCCAGGCACCTAGGATTGCAGCAACCTTCTGACATTCCTCACTATAAATCAAGCAAACTTGAGGACAGAGCTTCTGAGCCTGCGGGCCACATTACTCAATCTGAGGAGCAAGTTCAGATTGAAACAGAAGTTGAATCTCCTCATGTGGGATATCAATATGGTCAAGGGTCTGATGTGATACCAAGGAGTTTAGCTGTATCACAGCAAGAGCATGAATCACCTCGTTCTTCTGGTAAATCGAAGTCTTCAAAAGCAGACGAGCAGTATACGAGCATGCCCTCGATTCTAGGTGTCATGGGAAGCTGGGCCGAAG ATGATCTGCCCAGGATGAGATTCAAGTGCCCATTCTGTACACATGtggtgaaaagaaaagcagacctAAAGCGTCACCTTCGCTGTCATACAGGAGAGCGCCCTTACCCTTGTGAGGCATGTGGAAAAAGATTTAGCAGGCTAGATCACCTAAGTAGCCATTTTCGAACA ATTCATCAGGCTTGTAAGCCTATCTGCAGAAAGTGTAAACGCCACGTGACTGAGCTAACAGGACAAGTGGTCCAAGAGGGGACAAGACGTTACAGACTCTGTAATGAGTGTTTGGCTGAAGCCGGCATAGACAGTATTCGCATTGACTTGGATGCTGAAGCACCCCTTGAATTTCCACAAGAAGGGGATAAGGATTCCAGGTGGCACTATGGGGAAGACAACAGATCTGATGTGGAGATTGTGGAGGATGGGTCAACCGACTTGGTCATTCAGCAGGTTGACGACAGTGAGGATGAAGCAgatgaaaaggaagtaaaaCCAAATATTAGGTAG
- the ZBTB8B gene encoding zinc finger and BTB domain-containing protein 8B, with product MEMQSYYTKLLGELNEQRKRDFFCDCSIIVEGRIFKAHKNILFANSGYFRALLIHYIQDSGRHSTASLDIVTSEAFSVILDFLYSGKLDLCGENVIEVMSAASYLQMTDVVNFCKTYIRSSLDICRKIEREAAFYQADSGSASSAREGTSYGSKSQGSASVSSLQEKERISGCQRDPPCGECSSCHPLELVVRDPVSSDSPDDVNSSLPKGVEPKVEFDPDGVEVEVGERLQQYPTPLSLEQMEEGLHSGQAMDLACNNYHMKQFLEALLRNSTAQRKDDVVHHFVRGFEGRPEDAGVAMSSMMDIHSDWYGEDTGDVLVVPIKLHKCPFCPYTAKQKGILKRHIRSHTGERPYPCETCGKRFTRQEHLRSHALSVHRSNKPIICKGCRRTFTSSMSQGLRRFGLCDSCTCVTTTHEDSMPINLSLMEPSSEGQEKGDTDNDWPIYVESGEENDPADDDDADGDDKQEIHRSLSDREMLM from the exons ATGGAGATGCAGTCGTACTACACCAAGCTTTTGGGAGAGCTCAACGAGCAGCGGAAGAGGGACTTTTTCTGTGACTGCAGTATTATTGTGGAGGGGAGGATCTTCAAagcacacaaaaacattttatttgcaaacagTGGCTATTTCAGAGCCTTACTGATTCATTACATCCAAGACAGCGGACGACACAGCACTGCTTCTTTGGACATTGTCACGTCAGAGGCCTTCTCCGTCATCTTAGATTTCCTTTATTCAGGGAAGCTAGATCTCTGTGGGGAAAATGTTATTGAGGTCATGTCTGCAGCTAGCTATTTGCAGATGACTGATGTGGTCAACTTCTGCAAAACATATATAAGGTCATCATTagatatttgcagaaaaatagaGCGAGAAGCTGCTTTTTATCAGGCCGATAGTGGGAGTGCTAGTTCTGCAAGAGAGGGCACCTCTTATGGTTCAAAGAGCCAGGGTTCTGCCTCTGTCTCTTCTctgcaagaaaaggaaaggatttcAGGTTGTCAGAGAGATCCTCCCTGTGGCGAATGCAGCAGCTGCCATCCCTTGGAGCTCGTGGTGAGAGACCCCGTAAGCAGTGACTCTCCAGATGACGTTAATTCTTCACTGCCCAAGGGGGTAGAACCTAAAGTAGAGTTTGACCCAGATGGAGTAGAGGTAGAAGTGGGGGAACGTCTGCAGCAGTATCCAACTCCGTTGTCCCTTGAGCAGATGGAAGAGGGGCTGCACAGTGGGCAGGCGATGGACCTGGCCTGCAATAACTATCACATGAAACAATTTCTTGAGGCCCTGTTGCGCAACAGCACAGCTCAGAGAAAGGACGATGTGGTTCACCACTTTGTTCGGGGCTTTGAGGGTAGGCCAGAGGATGCAGGGGTAGCCATGAGTTCCATGATGGACATTCACAGCGACTGGTATGGTGAGGACACAG gtgATGTGTTAGTTGTGCCAATCAAGCTTCACAAATGTCCATTCTGTCCCTACACGGCTAAACAGAAAGGAATACTAAAACGACACATTCGCTCTCACACGGGTGAGAGACCCTACCCCTGTGAGACATGTGGAAAACGTTTCACTCGGCAAGAACACCTTCGGAGTCATGCTTTAAGT gTGCATCGATCAAACAAGCCAATTATCTGCAAAGGTTGCAGAAGAACGTTCACAAGTAGCATGTCTCAAGGATTACGACGCTTTGGCTTGTGTGACAGCTGCACGTGTGTGACCACTACACATGAGGACTCGATGCCTATTAATCTCAGCCTAATGGAACCTTCCTCAGAAGGCCAAGAGAAGGGTGATACAGATAATGATTGGCCCATATATGTGGAGTCTGGAGAGGAAAATGATCCAGCCGATGATGATGATGCCGATGGTGATGATAAACAGGAAATCCACAGGAGCTTATCAGATCGAGAAATGCTTATGTAG
- the BSDC1 gene encoding BSD domain-containing protein 1, which yields MAEGEDAGWWRSWLQQSYQAVKEKSTEALEFMKRDLAEFTQVVQHDTACTIAATASVVKDKLAKTEGSSGATEKVRKGLSDFLGVISDTFAPSPDKTIDCDVITLMATPTGTTEPYDSAKARLYSLQSDPATYCNEPDGPAELLEAWLSQFNLEEKKGEISELLATSPSIRALYSKMVPVAVSHSEFWQRYFYKVHRLEQDEVRREALKQRVEQSMHREEPGWEEDEEEFLGMSPLPCGNVKFPGAAEKESAPAALEGSHPTPLKGASEESWAVPPSDSAPAEGSPSESSESVSLVTQIANPVSVPAAQLQTGVQPAGTQDLSQRLLEATSEEQGSLPKPAEPGHPSAAASELAASSERRAVTELKEVESKVQSRTETLKEEGPTDLRVFELNSDSGKSTPSNNGKKGSSTDISEDWEKDFDLDMTEEEVQLALSKVEVSGELEDEEWEDWE from the exons ATGGCGGAGGG GGAGGACGCGGGCTGGTGGcggagctggctgcagcagagctacCAGGCCGTCAAGGAGAAG TCGACAGAAGCTTTGGAGTTCATGAAACGGGACCTGGCCGAGTTCACCCAAGTAGTGCAGCATGATACAGCCTGCACTATTGCTGCTACGGCCAGTGTGGTCAAGGACAAACTGGCA aaGACAGAAGGTTCCTCAGGTGCAACTGAAAAGGTGAGGAAAGGGCTCTCTGACTTCCTGGGTGTCATCTCGGACACGTTTGCTCCTTCCCCAGATAAGACCATTGACTGCGATGTCATAACGCTGATGGCAACACCCACAGGTACCACAGAGCCCTACGACAGCGCTAAG GCTCGTCTCTACAGTCTTCAGTCAGACCCAGCCACCTACTGCAATGAACCTGATG GCCCTGCTGAGCTCCTTGAGGCCTGGCTCTCTCAGTTTAACctagaggagaagaaaggggagatCTCAGAGCTGCTGGCAACCAGCCCTTCCATCCGTGCACTTTACAGCAAGATG GTCCCTGTGGCTGTTTCTCATTCTGAATTCTGGCAGCGCTACTTCTATAAAGTGCATCGCCTGGAGCAG GATGAGGTCCGAAGGGAAGCTCTGAAGCAGAGAGTGGAGCAGAGCATGCACCGAGAGGAGCCAGGCTGGGAAGAGGACGAAG AGGAGTTTTTGGGAATGTCACCCCTGCCTTGTGGAAATGTGAAATttccaggagcagcagagaaagaatctgcccctgcagccctggagGGAAGCCACCCCACCCCTCTCAAGGGAGCTTCAGAAGAAAGCTGGGCTGTCCCCCCTTCTGATTCAGCCCCAGCAGAGGGGAGCCCTTCTGAGAGCAGTGAGAGCGTCTCCCTTGTGACTCAGATTGCAAACCCTGTCTCTGTGCCTGCTGCACAGCTACAGACTGGAGTACAACCAGCGGGGACCCAGGACCTCTCCCAAAGGCTGCTGGAGGCCACCTCAGAAGAGCAGGGCTCCCTACCAAAGCCTGCAGAACCTGGCCATCCTTCTGCAGCTGCCTCGGAGCTGGCAGCATCCTCAGAGCGGCGAGCTGTCACAGAGCTCAAAGAGGTGGAGAGCAAAGTCCAGAGCAGGACAGAGACTCTGAAAGAGGAAGGACCAACAGATTTACGAGTCTTCGAGCTGAATTCAGATAGTGGGAAATCCACACCCTCCAACAATGGCAAGAAAG